The Ooceraea biroi isolate clonal line C1 chromosome 7, Obir_v5.4, whole genome shotgun sequence genomic sequence TAATGTTACGTAATAAATGTAACGATTTTCTGTTAAAATTCtaaactttaaaattatttaaacataattcttttcttaaatgTCAAGTGTAACATGCAAATTCGCAAAATATGTTTGCTATATCTTCCATAGTTCCTGATTTTACAAAAAACAAGTCTCTCGTGACTGGTTTGGAATGGGAAGATCCGCTGCGCGTAAATATTTTGAGCGGCACAGAAACgcgaaaaataaatctgataatCACTCAGCTCGCTGTACTGATAAACAAGAGGAAAATTACATTGCGCCCGTATTTTCAAGATTACGAGCTGGTATATTCTgttatataaaacatgtaacttataaatacaacaaataaacatgaaaaataaatatggaggaaaaataaatgatagcCTTCATTTAATCGGAGAAATACTTTGCAGATTTCAAAGAATGTCGGCGCGGTCACCATCGCGCATTTCGGTCGGATTTTAAAATTTCTGGGCATCGTCCTCGGTGCCGAGGAGTTTCGTCTGCTCGTGAAAAGGTTTGCCAGGAATGCTTACACCGTGAATTACGTGGCATTCCTGAAGGCAATCGACGAGGTCCAATGCTACTTGGAGGAGCATGGAATGGTGGATCTCAGTGGGGTACTGCTCCCCTTAAAATCTTTCTCTCGTGATTTTATAGTTTGTCACTTAagtaaaatgtgtaaaattaGTCTTTCTTCAGCATGTGCTATGTATCTGCGAAAGCGTAATTTAGTTTGTTAggattttgcattttgcaggAACTGCTCGATCAGTTTCCCGGTCGGATCATCACAGCCGAGCTGCCGAAACTACCACGACCGGAAATAGGCAAAGTAAGACCCAGTCAAATATTTGGTAGGCAAACGGTGTTCCATCCAGTGATGGAACCGGCGAGAGACACGATGCCCACGTTGGAAGTTATCAAACGCATCCAGAGGCACATCCTCGAGCAACGAATACGGATTCACGAGTTCTTCAAggttgtaattatttatttgcaaaatagttgctataaaataattatacagagttgatttatataaaacaataatgaaaGTCGAGCAAATAAGAGCTTAAAGTGCGATCGAGTTCTTGCTCGcctgatttgcataattattcGAAAGTCGCGAAACTTTTATCTAATAATATCGCGCGATTGCACGAGTTACTAATTATAAGATTATAAGATTACACTGAAGTTACcccgaattaattaatcaaatgcGTTCGTGGATCAGCCAGCGTTATATCGTGACTGAAACTTCACGTGTCCCGGAGGGCGAATCGATGTACTATCGCGTGCAATGACTCGGCCTCGATGATTATCTCGCGCCGCTGTGTTATCGCGCGCAAACCTGATGTACGACCGTAACGATTTACCCGCAATTAAGGAACTCATGAATTGTTGCAGGATTTCGACTATCTGAATACCAGCCGAGTGACCGTCTCGCAATTCCGAAGAGCGCTGGACGCGCTTCAAATATCGTCCCTGGGCCGTTTGTGGCTGGTCGAACCGGAAATCGATACTGTGATCGCACTTTATAGGGACCCAAGTGATCCTGATCGCGTGTGCTGGCGCACGTTCATGGACGATATAGATCGAGGTGCGATAAGAAATGCAAATTATGttgatttgtttatttattgtgtATTCTTCCTTAGTCTTCACCGTGAAGGGACTTGACAAGCTGCCAAATCTCAGGGTGGAGTCGCCACCTCAGGAAATAGCTGAACTTCCTCGAAGTGGCGCACCGAATTGGCGATGCGAACCGGAAGATACGAGGGAGCTTTGCGAGGATGTTTTGCGGAGAGTAAGACAGCGAGTCGAAGAGAGGCGGATTTTCCtgaagaaatttttcaaaaatcatGACAAGTATgttatttctaaattattgtattaaatgccacattatgatatataattgtaatatatatttatgattattcGTGATTATAAGGTACGATATATTATAccttataataaaattaaaagttaaataaaattacaatatcttAAAGAGAATTTAAATCTCTTCACAAATATTACTATCtcaaagtaatttaattaattattcacttattcgattaaaaatatatcaatatataaaatatattgctaATAGCAATAaagtatcattattaattttgtaaatcgaTTCACGCAGTTTCCTACGCTAAACAATTGTATCTGTTTAAGGCACAATCGCGGTCACGTGTCGCGAGCTCAATTGAGACAGGTGCTCGTCACGGCGATCATACTTTTGTCTCCGGAGGAAGTGTTCGCACTGGAACGAAGATACAACGACGATCTAGGCTTCGATTATAATCGATTCCTGCAGGAATTGGAGGCTCGACTGATCGCGGAACCTTTGTATCATCGAATGTtggaggaaaagaagagacTGAACGCCGAAAAGCCACCCTCTGAACCTCGCGATGACGAAACCAACATCGTATTGATCTTGGCTAAAATTAAGGCCAAAGTCGTGCGCGAAAGGATCAAAGTAATTCGTCGCAATGATCCGTTCGTCTCCTTCATTGATGGGAAGACAGGATCAGTCGTGTTTAAGAATTAATTCGCTGATTTTACACGTAGGTGCTCGAATTCATGAAGCAATTCGACAGGAATAATCATCTTGTGATCACAAAGCCAGATTTTGTCAGGAGTCTGGATCAGCTGCGTTGCAACTTGACGCCCGCGGAAGTAGACACGATCGTGAAGATCTTTCAGGCAGCACTGAGGTACGAGACATTatgatgattaatattaaaaattgaaacagaaaggaagaaaataatattccatgcAAAAGTCGCAAACAGATGGCACGAACAGGTGgctgtatttattaaattatgactCGTGTTCCTTGCATTTCTTGTCTCTTTCGTACAAAAcgctttccttcttctttgtTTAAATCTTTACCAGAACTGCTCGTCGTCGGGTGCGAAGAGGGCTGTACTTCCTGCTTTATTCTGTGTTCGTAATCTCATCACGATCTTGTTTCTTCCCGAAGACCCGACTTCGTCGAGTACGTGAGATTCGCAACAACCGTGGAAGAAGCCGTAGCCACTGGCGGTCTGGAAAGGGCTCCACTCTTCCTTCCCGTGCAGCATGTGCCCTCCGAAGCGAGCAGCAGGACCTTCCTTGACTTCGACGAACGTAAAACAGTGGAAATCGCGATGGATAAACTGTGCGAAGTGCAGAGTCCGAATCTGGAGGAGCTCTTCAAGGTATGAAT encodes the following:
- the LOC105279922 gene encoding uncharacterized protein LOC105279922, with product MPEKQKVLKLQDVWRTCNKIRAAVFRVGLDLWEYYKPLVPDKHCLISESKFISVLAGPLKGVIGLSDKEICDLTDYFRIQDGRIFYSQFCEVIHDSVPDFTKNKSLVTGLEWEDPLRVNILSGTETRKINLIITQLAVLINKRKITLRPYFQDYELISKNVGAVTIAHFGRILKFLGIVLGAEEFRLLVKRFARNAYTVNYVAFLKAIDEVQCYLEEHGMVDLSGELLDQFPGRIITAELPKLPRPEIGKVRPSQIFGRQTVFHPVMEPARDTMPTLEVIKRIQRHILEQRIRIHEFFKDFDYLNTSRVTVSQFRRALDALQISSLGRLWLVEPEIDTVIALYRDPSDPDRVCWRTFMDDIDRVFTVKGLDKLPNLRVESPPQEIAELPRSGAPNWRCEPEDTRELCEDVLRRVRQRVEERRIFLKKFFKNHDKHNRGHVSRAQLRQVLVTAIILLSPEEVFALERRYNDDLGFDYNRFLQELEARLIAEPLYHRMLEEKKRLNAEKPPSEPRDDETNIVLILAKIKAKVVRERIKVLEFMKQFDRNNHLVITKPDFVRSLDQLRCNLTPAEVDTIVKIFQAALRPDFVEYVRFATTVEEAVATGGLERAPLFLPVQHVPSEASSRTFLDFDERKTVEIAMDKLCEVQSPNLEELFKNYDKENIGTVSKEQLMKALSVRRMLELITNRELDAVHKCFSIERGGSFEIDYRAFLRALYLLQENRKTPFF